The following proteins come from a genomic window of Shewanella halifaxensis HAW-EB4:
- a CDS encoding DUF2986 domain-containing protein yields MNRTKKITLKHMSKLKKANAKLQNSNKPKYISKAERARLEALEAENSEQIGSE; encoded by the coding sequence ATGAATCGTACTAAGAAGATCACCTTAAAACATATGAGCAAGCTTAAAAAAGCCAATGCTAAACTGCAAAATAGTAACAAGCCTAAGTACATTTCTAAGGCAGAAAGAGCGCGGTTGGAGGCTTTAGAAGCAGAAAACTCTGAGCAAATAGGCAGCGAATAG
- a CDS encoding glycosyltransferase family 25 protein translates to MKCFVISLLTEKKRRAHINQEFSSQAIPFEFFDATTPDLNEAETTRLQIATQDTTLSKGELSCLLSHVALLQQIVDESIPYTAIFEDDIHLGKDAGRYLCSESWIPKTAELIKVEMFNHIAKGTFLGNHKLALGAELFKLRGKHLGTAGYIISCRMAGLLLSEIRQYQPIEAIDKIMFEEMITSKKVVAYQLQPAICAQDDIINRKNSLLHSSLNDERILPAKKKLSLGLKVKREVDRMLSRRIQFK, encoded by the coding sequence ATGAAGTGTTTCGTTATTAGCTTGCTAACAGAAAAGAAAAGGCGAGCTCATATCAATCAAGAGTTTTCTTCACAAGCTATCCCGTTTGAGTTTTTTGATGCAACAACCCCGGATCTAAATGAAGCAGAAACAACTCGCCTGCAGATAGCGACTCAAGATACAACCCTAAGTAAAGGGGAGCTATCTTGCCTGTTAAGTCATGTTGCCTTACTACAGCAAATAGTTGATGAATCGATCCCCTACACCGCGATCTTCGAAGATGACATTCATCTAGGTAAGGATGCAGGCCGTTATTTATGTTCAGAAAGCTGGATCCCTAAAACAGCGGAGTTGATTAAAGTTGAGATGTTTAATCATATCGCTAAAGGAACATTTTTAGGTAATCATAAGTTGGCCCTAGGTGCTGAACTCTTTAAGTTACGAGGCAAGCATCTAGGTACCGCTGGCTATATCATTAGTTGCCGTATGGCTGGGCTATTATTGTCTGAAATCCGTCAATATCAGCCAATAGAGGCGATAGATAAGATTATGTTTGAAGAGATGATTACTTCAAAAAAAGTGGTCGCATACCAGCTCCAGCCAGCAATTTGTGCGCAAGATGACATCATCAACAGAAAAAACAGCTTACTCCATAGTAGTTTGAATGATGAACGAATACTGCCAGCTAAGAAAAAGTTGAGTTTAGGGCTAAAAGTTAAGCGTGAAGTGGACCGTATGCTTAGTCGTCGAATTCAATTTAAATAG
- a CDS encoding glycosyltransferase codes for MKKIAIFCHNFYANGTVKVALTQAEILQEAGQDVHLFVFENQGDFPPPKNITIHYVFDSQKSLSLAAQKRRLQQCIHSIEQKNGKFSLFLSNSTDCDVVVDGCDFEPCYYFCHCALQQELIMELKRGPIHFLRRWKKAKALIGKRIITVSEGIATELRSTRWLKPQSVQAIYNPFRIDDIKAKAMEEVDGLPNEPFMIHIGRVTRQKRLDILFQTLHAMPTAPRLVLLTNRPEKARKLARKYGVEDRIITPGFQSNPYAWIARAKLMLLSSDFEGFGLVIAEALICGTPVVSTDCPHGPSEILTGDLAQYLVPRRQPAKLAAKALECLAHPPVLNNPEIFKVIDSQYVAEQYINLANNK; via the coding sequence ATGAAAAAGATTGCTATTTTTTGCCACAACTTTTATGCAAACGGAACAGTCAAAGTTGCGTTAACTCAAGCCGAGATTTTGCAAGAAGCAGGACAAGATGTGCATCTTTTCGTTTTCGAGAATCAAGGCGACTTCCCCCCTCCCAAAAACATAACTATTCACTATGTTTTTGACTCACAGAAATCTCTGTCACTGGCGGCTCAAAAAAGAAGACTGCAACAGTGCATTCATAGTATCGAACAGAAAAATGGTAAGTTCTCGCTCTTCCTGAGCAATTCAACAGATTGTGATGTGGTCGTGGATGGATGCGACTTCGAGCCTTGTTACTATTTCTGCCATTGTGCACTTCAGCAAGAATTGATTATGGAGCTAAAACGCGGTCCGATTCACTTCTTACGCCGCTGGAAGAAAGCGAAAGCCTTAATAGGAAAGCGCATTATCACGGTATCAGAAGGCATCGCAACAGAGCTCAGAAGCACCCGTTGGTTGAAGCCTCAAAGTGTACAGGCCATATACAATCCATTTCGAATCGACGATATTAAAGCTAAAGCTATGGAAGAGGTTGACGGTCTGCCAAATGAGCCGTTTATGATCCATATTGGTCGTGTCACAAGGCAGAAGCGCCTAGATATCCTCTTTCAAACTTTGCATGCTATGCCGACAGCTCCTAGGTTAGTTTTGTTAACTAATCGACCAGAAAAGGCCCGTAAACTCGCAAGAAAATATGGCGTTGAAGACCGCATCATTACGCCCGGCTTTCAATCTAACCCTTATGCATGGATTGCACGTGCAAAGCTCATGCTACTCAGCTCTGATTTTGAAGGTTTTGGGCTCGTTATCGCTGAGGCACTAATTTGTGGTACTCCAGTGGTCAGTACAGATTGCCCTCACGGACCGAGCGAAATTTTAACAGGGGACCTAGCACAATACTTAGTTCCAAGGCGTCAGCCAGCTAAGCTAGCAGCAAAGGCCTTAGAATGTTTGGCTCATCCACCAGTACTTAACAATCCAGAGATATTTAAAGTGATTGATAGTCAATATGTTGCGGAGCAATATATAAACTTGGCTAACAATAAATAA
- a CDS encoding glycosyltransferase family 2 protein — MKKHRLSVILITKNEADRVEACLKSIVDLADQIIVLDSGSTDETVSICKQYTNDISITDWPGFGKQKQRALDKATCDWVLSIDADEALDDEMKQAITNLLSQDCIEETSYRLPWGVTLYGTTLKYGRSARAVLRLFQREGSRYTLDEVHETVVPAPGKTGKLGGLLLHYTHRDYGHGLNKAAQYAWLGSQKYARKGKKSKGLWLALLRGIWTFFHIYFIRRGFLDGSVGFIVAMTYAQVNFNKYVGLWLIEQKRS; from the coding sequence ATGAAAAAACACCGGTTATCCGTTATTTTAATTACTAAAAACGAAGCAGATCGTGTTGAGGCTTGCTTAAAATCTATCGTAGATTTAGCAGATCAAATTATCGTACTCGACAGTGGCTCAACCGATGAGACGGTCAGTATCTGTAAGCAGTACACCAACGACATCAGCATCACCGATTGGCCAGGATTTGGTAAGCAGAAGCAGCGCGCACTAGATAAAGCAACTTGTGACTGGGTACTATCTATTGATGCCGATGAAGCATTAGATGATGAGATGAAGCAGGCTATAACTAATTTGTTGTCACAAGACTGCATCGAAGAAACCTCGTACCGCCTGCCTTGGGGGGTCACACTATATGGCACTACCCTAAAATATGGCCGAAGTGCACGCGCCGTATTGCGCCTTTTCCAAAGAGAAGGCTCTCGTTATACCCTCGATGAGGTGCACGAAACTGTGGTACCAGCTCCAGGAAAAACGGGTAAGCTTGGCGGACTATTGCTGCATTATACCCATAGAGATTACGGTCACGGATTAAACAAAGCCGCTCAATATGCATGGCTCGGGTCACAAAAATATGCTCGTAAAGGAAAAAAATCTAAAGGGTTGTGGTTAGCTTTACTGCGCGGGATTTGGACCTTCTTCCATATCTACTTCATTCGTAGAGGCTTCTTAGATGGTAGCGTTGGCTTCATCGTTGCGATGACGTATGCACAAGTGAACTTTAATAAATATGTTGGATTATGGTTGATTGAACAAAAGCGAAGCTAA
- a CDS encoding polysaccharide pyruvyl transferase family protein, translated as MIDSNTQSWKQNLDQLKQQHSEIAKLVVGKKVAYIDIPLHYNVGDTLIYLGTEQFIDDHEVNVIHRAFQKNINHNKLKQADVIMLHGGGNFGDLYLKHQKLRESIVKQYPDKQIVLLPQTIFFKSKAAQEKSANIFSSHPDVTMLVRDKRSYEIAKHFSDKVMLMPDMAHSLHPLVDAREVINKDTQVKRVLNLKRKDIESSGTSNEFIKKEFDWVNMLTLSDHMLLKYFKKMQKLPILKYKLAKDWKIQSDALLFTSSNYFLQHELVHTDRLHGLILSVLLGRQVVMADNSYGKNGAYYNQWLSSNPLISMSNEQRKPTK; from the coding sequence ATGATTGATTCAAATACACAATCATGGAAACAAAATTTAGATCAACTAAAACAACAGCATTCAGAAATCGCTAAATTAGTAGTAGGCAAGAAAGTCGCTTATATCGATATTCCCCTACATTATAATGTTGGTGATACATTAATCTATTTAGGAACTGAACAGTTTATTGATGATCACGAAGTTAACGTCATACACAGAGCATTTCAAAAAAATATAAATCACAACAAGCTAAAACAGGCCGATGTTATCATGCTGCACGGTGGCGGCAACTTTGGTGACTTGTATCTAAAACACCAAAAGCTCAGAGAGTCTATTGTAAAGCAATATCCAGACAAACAGATAGTGCTGCTACCACAAACTATTTTCTTCAAGTCTAAAGCCGCTCAAGAGAAATCTGCGAACATTTTTAGCTCTCATCCTGATGTCACCATGTTAGTGAGAGATAAAAGATCCTACGAGATTGCCAAACATTTTAGCGATAAAGTGATGCTTATGCCCGATATGGCACACAGCCTTCACCCTCTCGTTGATGCAAGAGAAGTGATCAATAAAGATACTCAAGTTAAAAGAGTATTAAATTTAAAACGCAAAGATATTGAGAGTAGTGGCACTAGCAATGAGTTCATCAAAAAAGAATTCGACTGGGTAAACATGCTAACGCTATCGGATCATATGCTACTTAAGTATTTCAAAAAGATGCAAAAACTGCCTATATTGAAATATAAATTAGCAAAAGATTGGAAGATTCAATCAGATGCATTGCTATTTACATCTTCGAACTATTTTCTACAACATGAACTCGTACACACCGATAGACTCCATGGCCTCATTTTATCGGTATTGCTAGGAAGGCAAGTCGTGATGGCAGATAACTCATACGGAAAAAATGGTGCGTATTATAACCAATGGTTATCTAGCAACCCGCTTATCAGCATGAGTAATGAACAGCGAAAGCCAACAAAATAA
- a CDS encoding glycosyltransferase family 2 protein produces MSVSIITPMYNEEINIKKCYNSLIKQTYKNFEWIIIDDGSSDKSIDIVNDIIRDHSDEFTIKLTSQDNSGIYLSRKNALKLASYDYVIRLDADDSLSSNALAEALGKVNNDFDFISFRSSLVYNDKKGNRQLKKVDRASNYILSSTGLDAFSHCIYGWGWSANGLVKKNTYLSAYNEVDKYLKGERVNYADELVSRFIYLKSKNVCMCDGIYYYHDNPNSLTRSFDVKLCDKLRVALYLNNYISHNFNCKKLNYQSTKNLLRTFRTVYKKYSSWKSLLSPNDKKRWNQTLNEATEQINLNLSDLFKDKWQEIRRMLVCYLILLKYKRF; encoded by the coding sequence ATGTCAGTATCAATAATAACCCCAATGTACAATGAAGAGATAAATATAAAAAAGTGCTATAACTCTTTAATTAAACAAACGTATAAAAACTTTGAATGGATTATTATTGATGATGGTTCATCAGACAAAAGCATTGATATTGTAAATGATATCATTAGAGATCATTCTGACGAATTTACTATTAAGCTGACTTCTCAAGATAATAGCGGAATTTATTTATCTAGAAAAAACGCCTTAAAACTAGCTAGTTATGATTATGTGATAAGATTGGATGCAGATGATAGTTTATCTAGTAATGCTTTAGCTGAGGCGTTAGGCAAAGTTAATAATGACTTTGACTTTATATCGTTTAGAAGTTCTTTAGTTTACAATGATAAAAAAGGTAATAGACAACTTAAAAAAGTAGACAGAGCCTCAAACTATATATTGAGTAGTACTGGTCTCGACGCTTTCTCACATTGCATATATGGCTGGGGTTGGTCTGCCAATGGATTAGTCAAAAAAAATACCTATCTATCAGCTTATAATGAAGTTGATAAATACTTGAAAGGTGAAAGAGTTAACTATGCAGATGAGTTGGTGTCAAGATTTATATATCTAAAATCTAAAAATGTTTGCATGTGTGATGGAATTTATTATTATCATGACAACCCAAACTCATTAACAAGAAGTTTTGATGTAAAACTATGTGACAAACTTCGCGTGGCATTATATCTAAATAACTACATATCACATAACTTCAATTGTAAAAAGCTGAACTACCAGTCTACTAAAAATTTATTAAGAACATTTAGAACTGTTTATAAAAAATATAGTAGTTGGAAAAGCCTTTTATCTCCAAATGATAAAAAGAGATGGAACCAAACACTCAACGAGGCAACAGAACAAATAAACCTCAATCTCAGTGATTTATTTAAAGACAAATGGCAAGAGATTAGACGTATGTTGGTTTGCTATTTAATTTTATTGAAGTACAAGCGTTTCTGA
- a CDS encoding glycosyltransferase family 25 protein, with protein sequence MKVFVISLKSSIERHKKVAEALKEVPFSFFDAENIKDNPQHSIFSLYDSRKTKRYKGYELTIPELGCFASHISLWKQCLADNEVFLILEDNLALFGDLESQLDNIESLTHKYGVVKLGNVFERKFVDIEPIDEQYKLISNLKGACGTSAYAITPQAAQNYLNQVDGFFEPVDDFMDNEWRTNQTLYSYHPKLVSRSAAASIIGLRKNKTKLGIFNKLTVEFYRLLKQFKQSRYNKNHK encoded by the coding sequence GTGAAAGTTTTTGTTATTAGTTTAAAAAGCTCTATAGAGCGACATAAAAAGGTGGCTGAAGCCTTAAAAGAGGTTCCCTTTTCCTTTTTTGATGCTGAAAATATCAAGGATAATCCGCAACATAGTATTTTTTCACTCTATGATAGTCGCAAGACCAAGAGGTATAAGGGTTATGAGTTAACTATCCCTGAATTGGGATGTTTTGCTAGTCATATCTCTTTATGGAAGCAGTGCCTTGCCGATAACGAAGTGTTTTTAATTCTGGAAGATAATTTAGCGTTATTTGGTGATCTAGAGAGTCAGTTAGACAATATTGAGTCATTAACGCATAAATATGGTGTAGTGAAACTGGGTAATGTTTTTGAGAGGAAATTTGTTGATATCGAGCCTATCGATGAGCAGTACAAATTGATTTCAAACTTGAAAGGCGCTTGTGGCACCTCTGCTTATGCTATTACTCCGCAGGCTGCGCAAAACTACCTTAACCAAGTCGATGGTTTTTTTGAGCCAGTAGATGACTTTATGGATAATGAGTGGCGAACAAACCAGACGCTATATAGCTACCACCCTAAGCTAGTCTCTAGAAGCGCCGCGGCGTCAATTATTGGCCTGCGAAAAAATAAAACCAAGTTAGGCATATTTAATAAGCTAACGGTAGAGTTTTATCGACTGTTGAAACAGTTCAAACAGTCAAGATATAACAAAAATCATAAATAG
- a CDS encoding CDP-glycerol glycerophosphotransferase family protein, with product MLRPLQAAIWARGDEARWFLEGNEVDPAFLNAAEKRLLTIEEVKSWQPDAVFVPGNVVPRFIPGIKVGVFHGFNAGKMNHRGREDHFEIRDCFDLYCTQGPATTLPFERLAEKFGTFKVAETGWPTLDPMFQQGLERPYDIEGDDRPVVLFCSTFSRSLSCAPVVYEKIKALSEQGNWRWLVQFHPKMSQDIVDKYKALESENLTFIETDNVLPLLKAADVMLCDTSSILIMFLLQGKPVVTFNNQTNRSHLVNVEALEDIEPALEKVLSHPPELMAEIEHYCDDIHPFRDGQSSERVLAATDKLIENGIDDLKPKPMNLLRHLKMRKKLGYWKFN from the coding sequence ATGTTACGGCCGTTGCAAGCTGCAATTTGGGCTAGAGGCGATGAGGCTCGATGGTTTCTAGAGGGGAACGAGGTCGATCCAGCCTTCTTGAATGCAGCAGAGAAGCGATTGTTAACCATTGAAGAGGTTAAATCTTGGCAGCCTGATGCGGTATTCGTTCCTGGTAATGTGGTGCCGCGCTTTATTCCCGGAATTAAGGTCGGTGTATTTCATGGCTTTAACGCAGGCAAGATGAACCATAGAGGTCGTGAAGATCACTTTGAAATCCGTGATTGTTTTGATCTGTACTGTACTCAGGGCCCTGCAACAACACTGCCTTTTGAGCGGCTTGCTGAAAAGTTTGGTACTTTTAAAGTTGCTGAAACAGGCTGGCCGACACTGGATCCTATGTTTCAACAAGGCTTAGAGCGACCTTACGATATTGAGGGGGACGATAGGCCTGTAGTCCTGTTCTGTTCAACATTTTCTCGTAGTTTATCTTGTGCTCCGGTAGTTTATGAAAAAATTAAGGCGCTATCCGAGCAAGGAAACTGGCGTTGGTTGGTACAGTTCCATCCTAAGATGAGCCAAGATATAGTGGATAAATATAAGGCGCTTGAAAGCGAGAACCTGACGTTTATTGAAACGGATAATGTCTTACCGCTACTAAAAGCTGCAGATGTAATGCTATGCGACACCTCATCGATTTTGATTATGTTCTTGCTGCAGGGTAAACCGGTAGTGACTTTTAACAACCAGACCAATCGCTCGCACCTAGTTAATGTTGAAGCGCTTGAAGATATTGAGCCTGCATTAGAGAAAGTGTTGAGTCATCCACCAGAGCTGATGGCCGAAATTGAGCATTATTGTGATGATATCCACCCATTTCGAGATGGTCAGTCGAGTGAGCGTGTTCTCGCCGCGACTGACAAGCTGATTGAAAATGGTATTGACGATCTAAAACCTAAGCCGATGAATTTATTGCGTCATCTTAAGATGCGTAAAAAGCTGGGTTATTGGAAATTTAATTAG